The segment TTTTGCTGCCTGCTGATGCGAGAATGAGTTTAATCGAAAAGCTCCTATCAAGTCTTAATCTCCCGACGCAGCCAGAAATCGATCGCCTCTGGGCGGAGGAAGCCGAACGGCGAATCTCCCAAATAGATAAAGGGGAAGTGGAACTAATATCCGGGGAAGATGTATTCGCTGCAATTCGCGAGAAGTACCGGAGATGAAATACTGGAAGATAAGGAGATAAGAAAATGGAAAAATATGTTGAAAAATGCCCGCGTTGCGGGGGAGAGGTAATGGAAAAAGAAGTGACCGAAGTTTTATATGGCGGAGTCAATACGGCGATTTTGCATGTTGCCGCGGGAGTCTGTTTAGTATGCGGGGAGAGGTTGTACGCTCCCGAGATGGTGCGAAAATTCGAAGAGATCGAATTAAAATTAGAGCAACAGAATACTTCGGAGTTCATGCCCCTTGGACGCTCCTATCGGGCCGTATGATCTTAACGCCTATTAGGCAGCAATGAAGAAAAGGTAATCGTCAGGAAATTGAGATCGTGAAGAACGAATATACCGCCGTGGTAAAACAAGAGGACGATTGGTGGATCGGCTGGATTGAAGAAATTCCAGGCGTCAATGGCCAGGAAAAAACGTATGAAGAATTGAAAGAATCGCTGGAAATTACGTTGCGTGAAGCACTGGAATTCTATCGCCAGGATGCGCTGAACGCCGCAGGAAGCGATTGCATAAAAGAAAAAAACTGTGTATGAAGCAAGAGAGGTTAAGAACATGCATGCGCAAACGGATTACGTCAAAGCCATAGCGGAAATCGCTGCGGCGATGCCGCTGGCGCGTACCGTGCAGCTCTATGAATTCGCGCTTTTCCTCAAGTCGCATCCATTGCCATTAGAAGAAACTTATGAAGAAATCGCAGCGGATAAAGCGCGAGTTGACAACCAGCTACATAATTGTTAATCGCTGTTTGCGCTTATCGAAATGAATAAACTATGCCGACTATTCTTAGACTTGGCCCGTATCGGATATACTTCGTCAGTCATGACATCTTGAATGAACCGCCGCATATCCATATTGATCGCGAGGATCAATCAGCCAAGTTTTGGCTCAATCCAGTGTCGTTGTCTCGTAATCTAGGCTTCAGTCCCTACGAATTAAGGAGTATTGAAAGGCTCCTAAGAGAACGCCAACAAGAACTTTTGGAGGCTTGGAATGTCTACTTCAGACGTCAAACCCGGTGAACGGGTGAAAGATGTCCATTTTACGGAAGACGCCATCAGCGTCGATCTTGTCGATGGACGCACAATTTCTGCGCCTTTGGCATGGTATCCCCGGTTATTGCATGCCGCGCCTGAACAGCGGGAAAATTGGCGCATCGCCGGAGGCGGTTATGGAATTCACTGGCCGGATATTGATGAAGATTTGAGCACGGAGGGTTTATTGCGCGGCGCTCCCGCGCCTTATGGCGCGGGACTGGTTAAGGCTTAACATCTTTACTTTCGCATAGTAATGCTGCCGCATGTTACTAAAGAAAAATTGGCATTGGCGACTTATTAACTCATGTTACGCAGGAAGGCCATTTTTACATAAATTTTATGTTTTCCCAATCCCTCTCCCAAGATGGGGAGAGGTTAGGTGAGGGTTGATATGGTTAGACTTAAAACCCCCACCCTAACCCTCTCCCAATGGGCGAGGGAAGAGAAATGCGTATTATCAGTTATTAACTAATCGTGCGTACGGCAAAGTCATTGTTCGGCGCGCATGACAATCTCGATTGTTTTTTGAATAGATTATTCCATACGGCGCTAAATTCATGGCGGATCTTTACGAAAAGTTGAAACGTTTTTCCAGCGTCAACTCGGCGGGGAAAAAAACCGAGGAAGTCTTGCCTGCGCCCTTGCAACCTGTCTCTATCCCGCAGCAACTTCTGCAAATTCCCGGCCTGGTCAGCGGCGCGCAACTGATCGGCGCCATCGAAAAAAGAGAAGCGGAAAAAAAGAAAGTTCTCTTGGCGGCGGGTGTGGAGGAGACAACCAACTCCGTTGGTTCCTACGGTTTGCGCCTAATGCGGTTTGGCGGCGTCTCGCTCCCTTATCCGCCGCAAGATATTATTGGCCGCGAGATTGTCCGGCAAACGGGAGAGGAATTTTTCCAAAATATTCGATCCGAAGACCTGCTTTTTTTGGATACGGAAACGACGGGATTGGCGGGAGGAACGGGAACGCTTCCCTTTCTGATCGGCGCGGGGTATTTCGAAGACGGAGATTTTTGCCTGCGCCAGTATTTGATGCGCGATTACGACGAGGAACCCGCCGTTCTGCATGAGTTGCTCGATCTGTTCCCGCGTTTCCGCGCCCTGGCGAGTTATAACGGAAAATGCTTCGATGCGCCGCTGCTCCATTCGCGCTTCCTCCTGAACCGCCTGCCATCGCCGTTGCTGGAGCTTCCCCATTATGACGTACTCTATCCGGCGCGCCGTTTTTGGAGAGACCGCCTGCCCAACTGCTCTCTTTCCACCATCGAAGCGGCCATACTGGGACGCCGGCGCGACGAAGACGTTCCCAGCGAGCAGATTCCCTTTATCTATTTCGATTTTCTGCGCGGCTTGCGCGTTTATCGAATGAAACCGGTGATTAGCCATAATGCGGAAGACATCCTCTCGCTGGCCATGCTGGCCGCGAAGACGTGCCGCATGACCCAATCTCCGTTGGGGGAATGCGGGCATGGTCTGGAATTGGCTGGATATGGGCGATTTTTGGCCTTTAACGGCGATGGAGAAACGGCCTGCGCCTGCCTGGAAGAAAGTTTACGCCGAGGCGACTTGCCCGGCGGCGCCCAACTCGCCGTTTATCGTCTGCTCGCCAAACTCTACAAACGCCGGGAGCGTTATCTCGAAGCCGCCGCCATCAACCGCCGTGCGCTAGGCGAATTCGATGATTTCTTCGCCTGCGTCGATCTGGCCAAGTTTTATGAGCATCACGCCAAGCAATGCGGCGAGGCGCTTCATCTTACCGAACGCGCGTTGCGGAAAATCGCCGAAGATCGGGAATTGGAGGATGCGATTTTCCAACGGAAACGCGAATGGGAAGAAAAACTGAATCATCGCCGACGGCGGCTTTTGCGGAAATTGCAAGGGAATTAATCGATAGCCAAACCAAGCCGCTCTCGATCGTCTTTTCCATCGAATGCGAATCGCTTTCTCTTCCGAACTTATTCGAAAAAGCTCTTGAATTCTTTCTGTTAATAATCGGTTATTTCCCGCTCTTTTTTGCCTTTCCCTATTTTTCTTTTTCATTTACCTTTATATATAATATAATCAATAGTAGAGCGGATTGGAGAACGATCATGAAAGAAAAAACCGCGTTTACGCTTATTGAATTGCTTATCGTTGTCGCCATTATCGGACTTTTGGCGGCTATCGCTGTCCCTAATTTTCTCAATGCGCAGACAAGGGCCAAAATCGCCCGCATCGAGGCCGATTTCAAAACTATCGCCACCGCCCTCGAAATGTACCGTCTGGACAACGGCGCCTATATCAGCCGCGCCAATAACATCTCCTGGCCATATCGCTTCTATCCCCTCACCACGCCGGTTTCCTACCTCAGCCAAGGCCGCTGGCCCGATCCCTTCGCGCCGATGGGCGCCCGAACACCCGACGGCGACCCCGTCAACTACGCTTACGAATCGAAAGGCTGGAAAGATAGCGAAAATCCTTTAGGCAGAGCTTACCCGACCTTCGCTAAAAAATTCGTAAATTCCCCTCATATCTGGCTGCATGGAAGGGAAGCGAATTATGAATGGGCGCTGATATCCGCTGGTCCTGATTTCGATCTGCAAGCCGATGCCGGCGCCAGAGCCAAGCCGGACGATCTATTCTTCTTTTACGATTCGTCCAATGGCATAAAAAGCGCGGGCGACATCATCCGTTTCGGGCCGTGAAACGTATATTTTTAGAGGCAGGACGGGGAGAGCAAGGTTTTTTGCTGTTGAATTTCCTATAACAAGCCGTATTTTTTCCCTTTTTCCCGGATCGTCTTACGGCTGGCGCCGGAGATTTGAGAGGCTTTGGAAATATTGCCGTTGACGCGATCGATCAATTCGGAAAGATAGTTGCGTTCGAAGGTTTCCACGGCGGAATAAAAGGGAACGGACAGGTTCGGCGAGTCGGGTTTGGTGGATTTTTTTCCCTCCTCCTCCAGGAAGGGCTGGGTGAAAATCAAATCCTTTTTTTCGATCATATCTCCTTCCGTAAACGCCGCCGCCCGATCCACCACCGTCCGCAGCTCGCGCACGTTGCCGAGCCAGGGATATTTCATAAGCGCTTCGATGGCCTCGGCGCTGAATTTCGTGGGAATCCGATCGTAATATTGCGCGTTCTGATCCAGAAAATACTGCGCCAAGAGGATGATGTCTTCCTTGCGTTCCCGAAGAGGGGGAATGGTGATGATGAATCCGCTCAGCCGGTAGAAGAGATCCTCGCGAAATCGTCCCCTTTCCACCAATCGCTGCAACCTGGCGTTGGAGGCGGCTATGATGCGCATATCCACAGGGATCATCGTGTTTTCCCCTAAGCGGCGTACCTTTTTTTCTTCGATGACCCGCAGCAAACGAGATTGAAGGTAAGCGGAAGCGTTGCCGACTTCATCCAAAAGCAGCGTCCCTCCATGAGCGGCTTCGATCATCCCGATGCGGTCGGCGGCGGCGCCGGTGAAAGAGCCATGCTTGTGGCCGAAAAGCTCGCTTTCCAGA is part of the Candidatus Omnitrophota bacterium genome and harbors:
- a CDS encoding YgiT-type zinc finger protein; this translates as MEKYVEKCPRCGGEVMEKEVTEVLYGGVNTAILHVAAGVCLVCGERLYAPEMVRKFEEIELKLEQQNTSEFMPLGRSYRAV
- a CDS encoding ribonuclease H-like domain-containing protein yields the protein MADLYEKLKRFSSVNSAGKKTEEVLPAPLQPVSIPQQLLQIPGLVSGAQLIGAIEKREAEKKKVLLAAGVEETTNSVGSYGLRLMRFGGVSLPYPPQDIIGREIVRQTGEEFFQNIRSEDLLFLDTETTGLAGGTGTLPFLIGAGYFEDGDFCLRQYLMRDYDEEPAVLHELLDLFPRFRALASYNGKCFDAPLLHSRFLLNRLPSPLLELPHYDVLYPARRFWRDRLPNCSLSTIEAAILGRRRDEDVPSEQIPFIYFDFLRGLRVYRMKPVISHNAEDILSLAMLAAKTCRMTQSPLGECGHGLELAGYGRFLAFNGDGETACACLEESLRRGDLPGGAQLAVYRLLAKLYKRRERYLEAAAINRRALGEFDDFFACVDLAKFYEHHAKQCGEALHLTERALRKIAEDRELEDAIFQRKREWEEKLNHRRRRLLRKLQGN
- a CDS encoding DUF2442 domain-containing protein, with the translated sequence MSTSDVKPGERVKDVHFTEDAISVDLVDGRTISAPLAWYPRLLHAAPEQRENWRIAGGGYGIHWPDIDEDLSTEGLLRGAPAPYGAGLVKA
- a CDS encoding DUF4160 domain-containing protein, whose translation is MPTILRLGPYRIYFVSHDILNEPPHIHIDREDQSAKFWLNPVSLSRNLGFSPYELRSIERLLRERQQELLEAWNVYFRRQTR
- a CDS encoding addiction module protein, which produces MPAILEKIFEEAILLPADARMSLIEKLLSSLNLPTQPEIDRLWAEEAERRISQIDKGEVELISGEDVFAAIREKYRR
- a CDS encoding type II toxin-antitoxin system HicB family antitoxin, which encodes MKNEYTAVVKQEDDWWIGWIEEIPGVNGQEKTYEELKESLEITLREALEFYRQDALNAAGSDCIKEKNCV
- a CDS encoding sigma-54 dependent transcriptional regulator; translation: MNSFYSEPGLRILVVDDEPDMVATLRDLLTGEGDAVDISYSGEEALKTLERNLYDLILTDLSMPGMDGVQLVSEAKSRQPDAEVMIITGYGTINSAVEAMRRGALNYLIKPVEPQEIILNVDRVRRRVSIRGYDRNSHSFYNLVGKSPAMRKIFNLIPRIAKMQGAVLVQGESGVGKELAAQAIHLCSSRASKRFMPIDCGALSDTLLESELFGHKHGSFTGAAADRIGMIEAAHGGTLLLDEVGNASAYLQSRLLRVIEEKKVRRLGENTMIPVDMRIIAASNARLQRLVERGRFREDLFYRLSGFIITIPPLRERKEDIILLAQYFLDQNAQYYDRIPTKFSAEAIEALMKYPWLGNVRELRTVVDRAAAFTEGDMIEKKDLIFTQPFLEEEGKKSTKPDSPNLSVPFYSAVETFERNYLSELIDRVNGNISKASQISGASRKTIREKGKKYGLL
- a CDS encoding prepilin-type N-terminal cleavage/methylation domain-containing protein, which produces MKEKTAFTLIELLIVVAIIGLLAAIAVPNFLNAQTRAKIARIEADFKTIATALEMYRLDNGAYISRANNISWPYRFYPLTTPVSYLSQGRWPDPFAPMGARTPDGDPVNYAYESKGWKDSENPLGRAYPTFAKKFVNSPHIWLHGREANYEWALISAGPDFDLQADAGARAKPDDLFFFYDSSNGIKSAGDIIRFGP